A single region of the Thunnus maccoyii chromosome 10, fThuMac1.1, whole genome shotgun sequence genome encodes:
- the zmp:0000001114 gene encoding suppressor of tumorigenicity 14 protein homolog encodes MYSARYEYDGRNDNHERIDFLTSKEKVSSKRKVGILIGVLVALLILAAVAAVLIWLFVFKDANSEATISKKLRPSVQVFSGHMELVDVPYDQKLEDTNSKEFKDLAENLQATLGEIFKTDPFLGEYYAKSVITAFSEGVIAYYWSQFDIPVDDLEIVPEFSEERVLETLENGIKGQRSMRSTKNIKISKVTASLTDPRMARDPRAVGCFHHLEAGETAKEFSSPGYPISYPPRSRCQWQIRASENHAISVSFPFFHIEDDCSDDFVFIYDSLSPDDSQAITEKCGQRPPSNPLEVVSSGNIMLINMITDSDVQRPGFQAKYKAIPISKVKSCGGVLAESTGVFTSPLHPSFYPPAMDCKWTIKVPAGKKVRVKFTMFRMKEPQVDIRVCHKDYVEVMGVKYCGELSSLALTSQTNVLDVTFHSDESYTDKGFSAEYSAYDPANPCPNMFACNSGICIGKELQCDGWNDCGDMSDEMKCHCGKDQFSCGNGLCKPKLWVCDRVNDCGDGSDEKRCNCEENEWRCGNGVCLPQDVVCNNKKDCEDGSDEASCKTSPGICSDFSFKCNNGDCVNKVNAECDRVNDCSDNSDEANCNCGTRPYKLNRIVGGQNAELGEWPWQVSLHFLTYGHVCGASILSEKWLLSASHCFVTHDPANHIASNWQTYSGMQDQYKQDGVQRRPVKRIISHPDYNQMTFDYDIALLELTEPLKFENTIQPICLPSSSHVFPAGMSCWVTGWGALREGGQKAQLLQKASVKIINDTVCNVVTEGQVTSRMLCSGFLAGGVDACQGDSGGPLVCFEESGKWFQAGIVSWGEGCARRNKPGVYSRVTKLREWIKKETGI; translated from the exons GGACGCAATGACAACCACGAACGGATCGACTTCTTAACCAGCAAAGAGAAAGTATCATCAAAGCGGAAGGTTGGCATCCTGATCGGGGTTCTAGTGGCGCTTCTCATCCTCGCGGCTGTTGCAGCGGTCCTCATCTGGCTGTTTGTCT TTAAAGATGCAAATTCAGAAGCCACCATCAGTAAGAAGCTCCGCCCATCAGTACAGGTGTTCAGTGGGCATATGGAGCTGGTTGATGTGCCATATGACCAGAAGCTGGAGGACACCAACAGCAAGGAATTCAAGGATTTGGCAGAAAACCTGCAGGCAACA CTGGGGGAAATCTTCAAGACAGATCCATTTCTTGGAGAATACTACGCTAAGTCTGTCATCACTGCATTCAG TGAGGGTGTGATAGCCTACTATTGGTCTCAGTTTGATATTCCAGTTGATGACCTGGAGATCGTGCCGGAGTTCTCTGAAGAGCGGGTGTTAGAGACACTGGAGAATGGCATTAAGGGGCAGCGCAGCATGAGGAGCACCAAAAATATCAAGATCAGCAAAGTCACTGCCTCAC tcACAGATCCTCGCATGGCCAGGGACCCCAGAGCCG TGGGGTGTTTCCATCATCTGGAGGCTGGAGAAACGGCGAAAGAATTTTCATCTCCAGGTTACCCCATCAGCTACCCCCCAAGGTCCCGGTGTCAGTGGCAAATCCGAGCCTCAGAGAACCACGCCATTTCTGTCAGTTTCCCTTTCTTCCACATCGAGGATGACTGCTCTGATGACTTTGTCTTCATCTATGATTCTTTGAGTCCAGATGATTCTCAGGCCATCACAGA GAAGTGTGGTCAGAGGCCCCCCTCCAACCCTCTGGAGGTGGTGTCATCTGGAAACATCATGCTCATCAACATGATTACTGACAGTGACGTCCAACGGCCTGGCTTTCAGGCCAAGTATAAAGCCATCCCAATATCTAAAG ttaaaaGCTGCGGTGGCGTCCTCGCTGAAAGCACAGGAGTCTTCACTTCCCCACTTCACCCCAGCTTCTATCCCCCTGCCATGGACTGCAAGTGGACCATTAAG GTCCCTGCTGGCAAAAAGGTGCGGGTGAAGTTCACCATGTTCCGCATGAAAGAGCCTCAGGTGGATATCCGTGTGTGTCACAAAGACTATGTGGAGGTTATGGGCGTCAA GTATTGTGGGGAGCTGTCCTCTTTGGCTTTGACCAGTCAGACCAATGTTCTAGATGTGACCTTCCACTCCGATGAGTCCTACACTGACAAAGGCTTCAGTGCTGAGTACAGCGCCTATGATCCCGCAAACC CTTGTCCCAACATGTTTGCCTGCAACTCTGGCATCTGCATCGGGAAAGAACTGCAGTGTGATGGCTGGAATGACTGCGGTGACATGAGCGACGAGATGAAGTGTC ATTGTGGGAAGGACCAGTTTTCTTGCGGGAATGGGTTGTGCAAACCGAAACTCTGGGTGTGTGATCGCGTCAATGACTGCGGAGATGGCAGCGATGAGAAACGGTGCA ATTGTGAGGAGAATGAGTGGCGCTGTGGGAACGGGGTTTGTCTGCCTCAGGATGTTGTGTGTAACAATAAGAAGGACTGCGAAGATGGAAGCGACGAGGCCTCTTGTAAAACCT CTCCGGGCATCTGCTCTGACTTCAGCTTCAAGTGTAACAACGGTGACTGTGTCAACAAGGTGAACGCCGAATGTGACCGCGTCAATGACTGCTCTGACAACTCAGATGAGGCCAACTGCA ATTGTGGCACCAGGCCCTATAAGCTGAACCGCATTGTAGGAGGGCAGAATGCTGAGCTCGGGGAATGGCCCTGGCAGGTCAGCCTTCACTTCCTGACATATGGACATGTTTGTGGTGCCTCAATCCTCTCGGAAAAGTGGCTCCTTTCGGCGTCCCACTGCTTTGTCACCCACGACCCAGC GAACCACATTGCATCCAACTGGCAAACATACAGTGGCATGCAGGACCAGTACAAGCAGGATGGCGTACAGCGCCGCCCAGTAAAGAGGATCATCAGCCACCCGGATTACAACCAGATGACCTTTGACTATGACATTGCACTGCTGGAGCTCACCGAGCCGTTAAAGTTCGAGAATACCATCCAACCCATCTGCCTACCCTCTTCCTCCCACGTCTTCCCTGCAGGCATGTCCTGCTGGGTCACGGGCTGGGGCGCGCTCCGAGAAGGAG GTCAAAAGGCACAACTTCTGCAGAAGGCTTCGGTGAAAATCATCAATGACACGGTGTGTAATGTGGTCACGGAGGGCCAAGTCACCTCAAGGATGCTCTGCAGCGGATTCTTGGCTGGAGGAGTTGACGCATGCCAG GGAGACTCCGGTGGTCCCCTGGTGTGTTTCGAGGAGAGTGGGAAGTGGTTCCAGGCCGGCATAGTGAGCTGGGGTGAGGGCTGTGCTCGTCGGAACAAGCCCGGTGTCTACTCCCGCGTCACCAAACTCAGAGAGTGGATCAAGAAGGAGACAGGGATTTGA